The following coding sequences lie in one Phragmites australis chromosome 8, lpPhrAust1.1, whole genome shotgun sequence genomic window:
- the LOC133927829 gene encoding myb transcription factor 42-like isoform X1: MGRSPCCDQDAGVKKGPWTPEEDKLLVDYIQKNSHGSWRRLPKLAGLNRCGKSCRLRWTNYLRPDIKRGNFTDEEEKLIIHFHSLLGNKWSYIATKLPGRTDNEIKNYWNTHLRKKLLGMGIDPVTHRPRTDLNLLAGLPNLLAAANLGGPLAGAAHTTWDINALRLQADAAKFQLLQGLVRVLTTAATPSVDLMALLAASNGGVSQPSGADQGGRVQYDGLLNLPALTSVPAVAPGMSSLAGLLNGFGGGGAGSALAELGHSGASGSNTTAAVAPPLVLAEECNGGCSSGSGATPCEETPASSPFEGLENLNYLDDLNSDSWKELLEQMSWLNPNDQL; this comes from the exons ATGGGGAGGTCACCGTGCTGCGACCAGGACGCCGGCGTGAAGAAGGGCCCGTGGACGCCGGAGGAGGACAAGCTGCTGGTGGACTACATCCAGAAGAACAGCCATGGAAGCTGGCGCCGCCTCCCCAAGCTCGCCGGCCTCAACCGCTGCGGCAAGAGCTGCCGCCTCCGCTGGACCAACTACCTCCGCCCCGACATCAAGCGCGGCAACTTcaccgacgaggaggagaagctCATCATCCACTTCCACTCCCTCCTCGGCAACAA GTGGTCGTATATAGCGACGAAGCTGCCGGGGAGGACGgacaacgagatcaagaacTACTGGAACACGCACCTCCGCAAGAAGCTCCTCGGCATGGGCATCGACCCGGTCACGCACCGCCCGCGCACCGACCTCAACCTCCTCGCCGGTCTCCCCAACCTCCTCGCTGCCGCCAACCTCGGGGGCCccctcgccggcgccgcgcaCACCACCTGGGACATCAACGCCCTCAGACTCCAGGCCGACGCCGCCAAGTTCCAGCTCCTCCAGGGCCTCGTCCGCGTGCTCACCACCGCCGCCACGCCCAGCGTCGACCTCATGGCCCTCCTCGCCGCGAGCAATGGAGGGGTCAGCCAGCCCTCCGGCGCTGACCAGGGCGGCAGGGTCCAGTACGACGGCCTGCTCAACCTGCCGGCGTTGACCAGCGTGCCGGCTGTGGCACCAGGGATGTCCTCCTTGGCCGGGCTGCTGAACGGTTTCGGTGGCGGAGGTGCTGGAAGTGCTCTCGCCGAGCTCGGCCACAGCGGGGCGAGCGGGAGCAATACGACGGCAGCGGTGGCGCCACCGTTGGTGCTGGCGGAGGAGTGTAATGGCGGTTGCAGCAGCGGCAGTGGTGCGACGCCTTGTGAGGAGACGCCGGCGTCGAGCCCGTTCGAGGGGCTGGAGAACCTGAATTACCTGGATGACCTTAACAGCGACAGTTGGAAGGAGTTGCTAGA GCAAATGTCATGGTTGAACCCGAATGATCAGCTGTGA
- the LOC133927829 gene encoding transcription factor MYB93-like isoform X2: MGRSPCCDQDAGVKKGPWTPEEDKLLVDYIQKNSHGSWRRLPKLAGLNRCGKSCRLRWTNYLRPDIKRGNFTDEEEKLIIHFHSLLGNKWSYIATKLPGRTDNEIKNYWNTHLRKKLLGMGIDPVTHRPRTDLNLLAGLPNLLAAANLGGPLAGAAHTTWDINALRLQADAAKFQLLQGLVRVLTTAATPSVDLMALLAASNGGVSQPSGADQGGRVQYDGLLNLPALTSVPAVAPGMSSLAGLLNGFGGGGAGSALAELGHSGASGSNTTAAVAPPLVLAEECNGGCSSGSGATPCEETPASSPFEGLENLNYLDDLNSDSWKELLE; encoded by the exons ATGGGGAGGTCACCGTGCTGCGACCAGGACGCCGGCGTGAAGAAGGGCCCGTGGACGCCGGAGGAGGACAAGCTGCTGGTGGACTACATCCAGAAGAACAGCCATGGAAGCTGGCGCCGCCTCCCCAAGCTCGCCGGCCTCAACCGCTGCGGCAAGAGCTGCCGCCTCCGCTGGACCAACTACCTCCGCCCCGACATCAAGCGCGGCAACTTcaccgacgaggaggagaagctCATCATCCACTTCCACTCCCTCCTCGGCAACAA GTGGTCGTATATAGCGACGAAGCTGCCGGGGAGGACGgacaacgagatcaagaacTACTGGAACACGCACCTCCGCAAGAAGCTCCTCGGCATGGGCATCGACCCGGTCACGCACCGCCCGCGCACCGACCTCAACCTCCTCGCCGGTCTCCCCAACCTCCTCGCTGCCGCCAACCTCGGGGGCCccctcgccggcgccgcgcaCACCACCTGGGACATCAACGCCCTCAGACTCCAGGCCGACGCCGCCAAGTTCCAGCTCCTCCAGGGCCTCGTCCGCGTGCTCACCACCGCCGCCACGCCCAGCGTCGACCTCATGGCCCTCCTCGCCGCGAGCAATGGAGGGGTCAGCCAGCCCTCCGGCGCTGACCAGGGCGGCAGGGTCCAGTACGACGGCCTGCTCAACCTGCCGGCGTTGACCAGCGTGCCGGCTGTGGCACCAGGGATGTCCTCCTTGGCCGGGCTGCTGAACGGTTTCGGTGGCGGAGGTGCTGGAAGTGCTCTCGCCGAGCTCGGCCACAGCGGGGCGAGCGGGAGCAATACGACGGCAGCGGTGGCGCCACCGTTGGTGCTGGCGGAGGAGTGTAATGGCGGTTGCAGCAGCGGCAGTGGTGCGACGCCTTGTGAGGAGACGCCGGCGTCGAGCCCGTTCGAGGGGCTGGAGAACCTGAATTACCTGGATGACCTTAACAGCGACAGTTGGAAGGAGTTGCTAGAGTGA
- the LOC133926105 gene encoding chaperonin 60 subunit beta 1, chloroplastic-like, producing MAAPTGKTSSLSLVSSISTTNRPRNARLQRRSNFRVKAAKELYFNKDGSAIKKLQTGVSKLADLVGVTLGPKGRNVVLESKYGSPKIVNDGVTVAKEVELEDPVENIGGKLVRQGAAKTIDLAGDGTTTSVVLAQGLIAEGVKVVAAGANPVQITRGIEKTAKALVEELRKMSKEVEGSELADVAAVSAGNNYEIGNMIAEAMSKVGR from the exons ATGGCAGCTCCAACTGGTAAGACATCTTCATTATCTTTGGTGTCATCTATCTCCACTACCAACCGGCCACGAAATGCGCGCCTTCAGAGGAGGTCCAACTTCAGAGTAAAAGCAGCGAAGGAGCTGTACTTCAACAAGGACGGTTCAGCTATCAAGAAGCTCCAG ACTGGAGTCAGTAAGCTCGCAGACCTAGTTGGAGTTACACTGGGGCCGAAGGGAAGGAATGTTGTTTTGGAGAGCAAGTATGGCTCTCCTAAGATTGTCAATGATGGTGTTACAGTTGCAAAAGAG GTTGAGCTGGAGGATCCTGTTGAAAACATTGGTGGCAAGTTGGTTAGGCAAGGTGCAGCTAAAACAATTGATCTAGCTGGAGACGGTACAACTACTTCTGTGGTCCTTGCTCAGGGGCTGATTGCTGAGGGTGTCAAG GTTGTGGCAGCTGGTGCTAATCCTGTACAGATTACCCGTGGTATCGAGAAAACAGCGAAAGCACTGGTTGAAGAACTACGGAAGATGTCAAAGGAG GTTGAAGGTAGCGAGCTTGCAGATGTTGCTGCGGTCAGTGCTGGCAACAACTATGAAATTGGTAACATGATAGCAGAGGCTATGAGCAAGGTTGGGCGTTAG
- the LOC133926106 gene encoding binding partner of ACD11 1-like, which produces MSMAAAEVPVAAPVRTVKVTNVSLSATVQDIKEFFSFSGDIEHVEMQSGDEWSQVAYVTFKDAQGAETALLLSGATIVDLSVIIAPAPAYQPPPTASAPPMSGTRVPVGGDNAVHKAEDVVSTMLAKGFVLGKDTIGRAKTFDEKHGFTSTAGAKVASIDKKIGLSEKITTGTSMVSEKVKEMDQKFQVSDKTKSAFTAAEQKVSSAGSAIMKNRYVFTGASWVTNAFNKVAKAATDVGTMTKEKMAAEEQYKGSGPSSGGRSYAPIQ; this is translated from the exons ATgtcgatggcggcggcggaggtgccaGTGGCGGCGCCG GTGAGGACTGTGAAGGTCACTAATGTCTCCCTGAGTGCAACTGTGCAAGACATTAAGgagttcttttccttttcaggAGACATTGAACATGTGGAGATGCAAAG TGGTGATGAATGGTCTCAAGTTGCATATGTGACTTTCAAAGATGCACAAGGCGCAGAGACTGCACTTCTTCTCTCG GGTGCGACAATAGTTGATCTTTCTGTCATCATTGCACCTGCTCCAGCATATCAACCACCCCCTACTGCCTCTGCTCCACCAATG AGTGGAACCAGAGTCCCAGTTGGTGGAGACAATGCTGTCCACAAGGCTGAGGATGTTGTCAGCACTATGCTTGCTAAGGGCTTCGTCCTAGGCAAAGACACCATTGGCAGGGCAAAAACATTTGATGAGAAGCACGGCTTCACATCCACAGCTGGTGCCAAGGTGGCCTCCATTGACAAGAAGATTGGCCTGAGCGAGAAGATCACTACTGGCACTTCCATGGTCAGCGAGAAGGTCAAGGAGATGGATCAGAAGTTCCAGGTGTCAGACAAGACCAAGTCTGCATTCACCGCTGCTGAACAGAAGGTGAGCAGCGCTGGGTCCGCTATCATGAAGAACAGGTATGTCTTCACTGGTGCATCGTGGGTCACCAATGCGTTCAACAAAGTTGCCAAGGCTGCCACGGATGTCGGGACAATGACAAAGGAGAAGATGGCAGCTGAGGAACAGTATAAGGGTTCCGGCCCTTCTTCTGGGGGCCGCTCGTATGCACCTATCCAATGA